The sequence below is a genomic window from Candidatus Micrarchaeia archaeon.
GAGCGGGATATGAACTGGGATTTGTCCGCGACCGCGAAATCCCCCGCGAGTTTTATCACTCCGCTCAGCCCTCTGAGCCTAAGCGTGAGCCCCGAGGAGCTGTCTATCTCTTTCGCCCAGCGCTTGGCTTCCTTAAGAATTTCATCAACCGCGCTTCTGTCCGCGTGGGGTATCTTCC
It includes:
- a CDS encoding Lon-insertion domain-containing protein, giving the protein KIPHADRSAVDEILKEAKRWAKEIDSSSGLTLRLRGLSGVIKLAGDFAVADKSQFISRSHVKEALKYSKTVEEQIQETYPNWWKAGMADYAVKGEKKGSDSV